The Acropora palmata chromosome 3, jaAcrPala1.3, whole genome shotgun sequence nucleotide sequence GTTCCCAGAGGATTAGCTGGGAACACCAAGATAGCCGCCCTTCCTTTGCttagggacaccaacatggctacCGTGACGTCAAGTGAAAACACGCTATAGACTGACGTCTTTTATGCCGTGGAGTGGGAGGCGCTTATttactaaatttttgtttctcccTCTGAAAGAAGTTTTCTCTTGGAAAATGATGGGCATTAAGTTGAAGttattgcaaaatttaatCAGATGATTAGGTTCCTAGATATatccagagaaaaaaaaacaaacaaacaatttcaacaataatttttttctactttctgtgttaaagaaaaacatgagaaTTTGATAACAGTTGCAGACTATTATTCTTTACACCAATGTAATAGATAAATTACAGAAAAATAGCAAAGCACTTAAGACTTAAAATAACATTGACATCAAATCAAGACTTTTTTGACAGGCAGGTTTGTCGAAAATTGTGTTGATAACACGAAATGATGGATTTAATTTATTAACTACAACTTTACTAACTATAATGAAGTCATGTTCGTGCTAAAAAACAATATAGAAATGATCTATAGTTGAACACTTTGGCTTGAAGTGACAAACATTAATTTAGCCATCAGCATTTTGAAGCAAGGACTCACTAAGAGCCAAATCCCAGTAATGTTCGACTCCATATTTTTTAAGGTGTTGCCTGGCAGTTGCTTGCATTGGACAGAGTTTGAATTTCCAATCACTGaagttcctttccttgttGGTACCCTTAACAAAAAGCTTCAATTAAATGCAGTCATGACAGCgcttgttttgcaaatgttcATCAAACACTGTGAGAGATGGTCCTCTAGGAGTCCATGGAgtacattaaaaaaacaacaacaaaaacaaaaccaacaaaaacaacaacagccaAAAAGTGGTTTGGAATTGCACAAAACTACAATTCCTTGACCCAAAAGCCACTCACAATCCACACAGTCGTATTTCCGCACACAGAAATAAGTTCTACGGCGACCTCACAGAAACAATTCTAACATGCAGTCAAAGGTACTGTGTTTAAAGCCTCACCTCCCAAACAAGTACACAGGGAACTGCCTTCTTACTGGTTGAGTCctcttcttcatcatcatcagacTCTTTTTCGTCTTCCCATTTGATCCGATGAAGCATCAAATGCTTAAACTTCTTAATTGCCTTCGGACCTCCCTCAACTATTACGAGATTCACATCTTTATAGAGAACAGCACACCCTTAAAAGTGATGAGAAATTAATAGTCAATAACTTGGCTTAATGAAAAAAGTATTCCTGACAACCTTTAACTGGCAACACACCTGTTAGGAAAAGCTGCTGGGCATTGATGTCCACTTTATATTTTCTCTGTGGGTTTCTCAACTCTGTTACTCTAAACACAGCTACATGAACACCAAGCGAAGTGTCCTCCTTAAGTTTTCGGATAGTTTTCTCACGCCGTGCTTCTGGAGTCAGTTTTCTTGCTGCATTAGCAGCTTCATGGGCCCTTCAAAATAGCAGCATAGGAATGATCATAAATAGTACTTTAAACAACACTTAAGGTACTAAATATAAACTTACTACCAGTACCACCACTActtaaaacaatgataataatagtagcaaaattaacaacagtaagaataacaataacagcagtaatgataataaaaataataggaATAAGTGTAGTACAACTAAGGGAGTAATAATTAAGATTACCCCAGTTACCCTTGAATTGTAAGACATGAAGGAAAACATCTGAATGAAAGTCATTGAACCAGTTCATTTAAtgcatgtttgttttcaatctgcccCTGTCAACCTGCTCACATAAGAaaatttccttgattttgatcgGCTAGGGTGGACTGGCTAGCTAAAGTTTATAggctagtggcatgaagtgcTAAATTTTTATGGGCTgcttaactgtccgattatAAATGTTCCTAATTGGACAAGTCAAGAAagacagtttggacctgaaacagccaattatgccataaaattaatgagggttgttaacaaccaatcatatttgagcattttgttattgacacaataataataataataataataataataataacaataataataataataccctGTAGACAATCATCACAGCTTTGAGAAGCCTACAGCTTATAAGCCCCTGGCTTCTTTATGGGCTTCCTTGTCATTACCACTTTAAACATATTGTAGTCTATCACTGCACTAACAAACACTGCAGTTTCAGATGCAAATTTTGTGATGTATGAATGTAATTAATGACAAGACCAACCGCTGAACTtacttttgtctttgtgccaTCTGTGCTCGAACATGAGCTTCAACTTTGGTTGGATCTTGGATAGCTTCATTCCCAAGAACTCTCATCAAATTAGAGATTTTAACTACAAGACCAAGATATTGAGTCAAGTATCATTCCAGGATCTTCTACAGTAACTGTTGTATAACACAGGCATAAACAATTTGACAATAGTCAAAATTTCATCACATAAATCAGTTGCAAGCCTGGCCACCAAACTATTACTCTGGCAATACATTTGGACAAAGAACTGCATGTAATAATTGATCCCCATTTCAAAGGTAACACTGCCATTTTGCTGGGGGTGCAAATCCTCTGGGGCTAACGCTCAGCCAAGTTTAAAATGCAAATGCTTGACTAGCGACTCAGGTGCATGTGAAAGAAAGCATTATTTATTTCGAACACTCTTGAATATATCTTGCTAAAACGCTACAGTATGTTTTGATTCATTTCACATTTGAACCACTTTATTGCCGGTAGAATAGACATTTGTGATGCCTACATAGATAAGGAGAGGAAGTTCTTCAGTTGGACTGCCTCATTGCTCAAAGATTTTCTGTCACTCAAAGAACTTGAGCAAACAAGTCGAAAATGTGAGCTTGTTACAAGGGCATTTGGAGCTTTCAAATGTCCGAtcaagtttttgcaaaaacaggTTTATTAGCAGATTAAAGAGGAATAATATTCTCAgcagttgatttcaaatggAATAAAAAGAGGTCTACGGTAATTACTGCTACTCAGATTAatacaaacacaaacaaattgGAAGAGTATTGATAATATAACTCCGCAATGGAAAGAGCTATGTTTTGCTTTCTCAAGAGTCCTGATGCTTCCTGATATACGATCAATGAAAGGATCAATAATAAATACACGAATTCGTGTAACATCGTTCGtggcaaataaatattttgatgCTTGTCCTCCAGTTCACGAAATCATATGACGTGACGCCACTTCTGAAATGGGTCTATATACATACATGTATCGTCCCGCTTAATtaaggaaagagaaaggatCTTATTAGGCTGTTTAGCCGACAAACAACAATTTTGTAAATCGTGACAAACACTCACGCATCATTGCGTAATCGGGTTCTTATTTGTGTTTTCCCAGGCTGCCATCACACTATGCTCGTAATCACTTACATTGGACGTTTCAAGTGCAACTGTAAATCGCTACGCGAAAGTAATCGACTTCGCGCAGCTAATTAAGCTTAATTTATGCCAGACATTTCCGCTTCGGTGAGTCCTGTGCTACGCGAATCACGTAGATTCGCGTCGCGCCTGAAACGCTACGCGACTGGTAACTTACctttgagcggtactgtaaGGCTGAGGGAAATATCAAGGCTTGTGTATATTAAACTTTCACGTGAACAATCACAGCCAAAcagagaaacaacaaaagtcTACAaaggatacatttgaatttgtcaACACTAAGGCATGAGATCAAGAATTAAGTGACTGTTTGTTGAGTAAAAGTTGAGACATTTAACTATAGTCTGTTACAACCACTGTCctgtttggtgtttttttcttgagtGTGAACACGaaactattattatgcaaatacaaatcatgctattccATCTACTAATAACTTGAATAAATCAACATTTCTCGTACTCAGTGTCTGAACTGTACTTTGTTATAGGGTAATTGGCACTTCAGttttaagaagaagaagcactTTAAGTCAATCAATAGCTTGCTTCACATAGATTCTGACATTTGCTATGTTTGATGTTTCTGAGACATCTTCTGGTAAAAGTTTCATGGATTATGCATAGCTGGGTGGAATATGCAATGTAGTCTTCTCTGATCTTAAACCCCGTCTGCCATGATTTCCTTATAGGGTTCAATCATGTCTACAAATCCACTGTTTGTCACAATGAAAATATCAGATGCCCTCCCTCCATAGCATGATGAGACATATGAAATAGCTCCATTTGGAGTGACTGCAACAAGGACTTTGAAAGTGTAGTGATGTTTATATTCACTCCAGATAGTTGCTGCCAAATCAAGTCCACATGGAGTTTCTGTGAAGCACTCAAAGCAGTCAAAAATGCATCTGACTTCTGGATAAAGCTTTCTGAAACATGATGGCAGAGTTTTCTTAACTTGTTGTCAACTAGGCCATACAATTAAAGCTGACAGTTCCCTGAACATAAGCTTAACCCAAGTAATGAAAATACTACTGAAGGTGGTAGTAGAAACATGAATCTGAACCCTTAATCAAGAGTTAATAGAGCTAGTCTAAGTTTCATTAAAGTAGTAATAATTCAATAGTAATTCCTGCTCAAGTCTGAGCTTCCTTTAGGTCCAGGTCTTCCTTTCACAAAATCCGTTGCCAACTCAAAAAGGGAAGGAGGCTGagtgtttcttttgttgacTGCTTTCCACCCTGCCATTATTGCATTGGTTGAGCCTTTTCACTCAGataattgaatgaaaacttGAATGTTTCACTAGAGGAAAAGCATGTGTACATCTTAACTTCAAGTTCTCTTGTTAGCTGTTCAAAGTGCATAGGAACTGAAATGGAATAGTCCATTTTGACTTCCATTTCTTTATTGGTATCATAATTTCCATCATCTTCCCCACCTGTTTCTTTGACATTGGGCCAAAGGCATCTGGATGCCTGTTGCAACTTGGtcactttccttttcttggGCGACGATCTTAAATGTCACAGACAGTCATAAAAACAGATACCGGTAATCCGTTTTGGGGTTTTCAGGTGTTCTTCTTCCTagtgaaaatggtttgaagaaacaaaagtCCCACCAGTGCCAGGGAAAGGGTTGAATACATCCCCTCTTGTCTTCACTACTTGCTTCTGCTATGGTTCGGCGAGTTTAGGGTTGGCTGGCTACTTATGATACATAAAGTTCACCACATGGGTTTTAATATAAGCAAGATCTGGATATCTTGTCATTATTGCAAAATCCTACAGCACAACGGGTGTGATTTGGCATAACAACAAGTTGTTCCCCATTTGCACTTAATGCTTGACCACGCGCTCACTCCAATAAGTTTGCACCCCTGGCAGCATGGCGGCGTTAACCTTGAAATGGTCTGTTATTTTACCCCTATTTTGATTATCTGGTCccagttttttcataaaatttaattattatttagtgAAAACTATCTTGTGGCTCATagctttttttccttatgAACTTATTCTGGTAAgacagcaaaattaaatttgcttcTCTTCGAAAAACATGCATGCATTTCATGCTCACACACATCTTAACTAGTGCAACTCATTTTACTGAGATTTGATCAGGTAAGATGTGTTTTTTGCTACCTAAAATACACACTCCATTAGCTAAAgcggtgttttttttttttgtttttttttttagcttcagCTTGATCTGCTCAACACTGacactaaccctaaccctaaccacaATATTTTGCTTAGCCAcgctcaataattgttaacaattattgttatcaggCTTATGGCTTATGCATTGTTCTTGTCTCATCTACATTAGTCAGTTTCAGCTCATAAACattaacatttttaattataaGGACTCTTGATTATCTGTACTGTTCAGCCCAGTCCCCACAAGTTTGGATAATTGCAGCTTGACTGTATTTTGTTCAAAGGAATTTAGGTGAGAAGAAGTCTTCACTACCACCCTTGTCAGGGCTTTGCAAAGAGTATTTGCCTGGGATGCTACTTCAAGAACTGAATGCAAGCCATACAACTCTCtaaacaataatcattatttgtGAATCACTGAGAAACAGTTGtccacaaattatttttaacaatgacagcaatttttaaaaatggacaacaacaaaaagtacATATGAATGCAAAACATGTCAGTCAATTATACACAATACAAAGCTTTACCTTTAGGGGGAGGTGGTGGTTCAAGTCCAAGTCtgattttctcttgtttttctttctcaattTCTCGTCGACGCTGAGTACGaatctttttcctttccttttttgtcaACATGATGGGTAAGGCTGGTGCCTCTTTAGGTTCAGCTAAAAAAAGGAGTAAAATAAATGCTAAATAATTATAGACAAGACAATCAAGATGATTTACCTGGGCACTTTTAATTAAGTATAACACCCAATTATAAAATACTGCACAAATCTACATTTGTTACAAATGCTACAGTACatgaaaatgatatttttaatTGCAATAACTTTCTTTACTAATCTGTTTGCTGTATGCtgtaaataaaacacattGTTCCCTTGATGCTGGGGTTTCAATAATAGCCGGGTAGTGGGTAGATCTACCCGCTTGTAACGAGCTGACTACTCGCTTTTAGCCGCACACAAACATCAAGTAACACTTTCAGCTACGAGTTCTCGCTAAAAAATTTAGCAAAAATAAGTCCTGTGTAATAGGAAACAGGAGGAAGggtaaaagaaaagacattaTGGAGTGTATGCCAACTTTATTTAGGACCCCCGTAAAAGGTGAAGCAAAGCCCAAACCAACAGGTAATAAACGTTTCAAAACAAAGTGAAACATGTGCAAGGCATCAGCTGAAATTGATAGGAAACTGGGACTTAAGATGAATACTAATGTGCTGTATGCTAAGAGGTGATCGTCATTGACATATTTTGCTCCAGCATCAAAACAAGAGATCAAAGAATAACGATTCTTTCCAAGATTGGTTGAGGACATTGAAGGGGCCAACTTCCTGTGGTTAAACTTTGATATTATGCTCCATTTTGCGTCGATAAATAGTGCATTGTTCGGGAATCGATTtgagtagatttttttttttcctccaaaCTTGTTCAAATTGGTTGACTTCTaagaacaacaaagcaaaataaaaaaaggccTCAAAATACAGGAAAATGCGTCTATGAGAGTCCATTATTTCAAGATTTCCTGGCGGGCATGCCATATGAAGTTGTGTCTGAAATGCCATATCAAGTTATGTCTGAAATGAGCCTAGATTCTGGGTGAAAGCACAATGCTTACCTACTTAAAGAAATAAGGAAGAGTCACATCATCCAACATTGTAAATGTATGATTAGTGTGAAAATGGGCACATGAAAGggcttgaaaaagaaatggtaTCATTCATCACAATGCAATAGTAGTAAGGTGATCTCACTAGGGATAAAGACTTCAGGGTCAAGAGGACCCgtgtcaaaatttaaataattatctgTTTGATCAAAAAGTTACCATTTTTGCATCATTCCGTACTTTGGCTTACCAGCAGGGTGTTTTTGTACAGGATGTTCTATTAATGCTGTCACTCCTATTACATGTTCAAGAATGTTTTCTTGTCCGAAACTGATGTATTTGCCTTCTGGAATGATATTTCCATCCCACCATTCAATGTCTGGAACAAAATCCTCTTGAGCTTCTTTGGGTGTAATTAATGCTAGTTTGGTTGCTGATGAAATTCCAGTCTTCTTTGCTACTGCTGCAATCTCTTTTTGAAGTTTATCAAGTTGtgtctgaaaaaaacaaaaatccagtTAAAAATACAGGGAGCTATGATCATAGCTTAAAACAATCAATAACATCTAGATAAAAAAGTATAGTTTAATTAAAGGCCCATGTTCAAAATAGTGCAAGCATTTCGATTGGGTGATTTTCAGATTTTCCATCTGTGCAAAAGTCAACACAGCATCTAATGTCTTTTGGGTGAACAAGGGCCTATAAGTAAGTTTCAAAGTTCCACTTATTATGTTTACCTATTAAACTTTAAGACAAAGCAAGGAGATCTCTATTGCCAACTTCAAAACCTGTGCTTCTTGTTGGATTTTTTTGACTCGATAACTTCCCTTGTGACAGAGTTAAAGAACTTACATGGCATGCAATGCAGCACTTAGAGGACTGGttatcatgagaaaaaaattccattagttaaattaaattttattctaCACAAGTCATGGTTTGTAGCTTTGAATGTTTGTATCAGCAGAGCTAAATTGGTTCACATTTTACAGTAGAAAAGTACATACAGTACTGTAACAAATAACTTATCATGCAATGTACAGTACTGTACCTTAGCTCGTATTCTCTGTGCTATTTGTTGGAATTTTCCTCTCTCATGAAACTTGAATCCCCGTTTACTTCGCTGTGCTGGTTTGATTCTGTAAGATGAAGAGAAAATGACAGTGGTTGGGAAAAACTGAGAACTTAAGTCCAACCAAGCATTTGGACACTCATAACAACTCATTCATAACACACATTGTATTCTCTCCTACTGAAAGATTACTGAAGAAGGTCATGAGCTATGTGCTAAACCTGTCTGGCTCTACAAtgagaaaattaatattaaagaACCAGTGTTTTCTCTAAGCAATAGTTTAAGATCAAAtaaagatatgatcctcgcacttgctggacaatttaagcaattgtctcatgaacctgaaaaattcaggtgactcaacgggattcgaacccatgacctctgcaaagccggtgcagtgctctaaccaactgagctatgaagtcacacagttgagagcaggtcaatttgttgggctcatgttttcccgtgaaaggaatgtcgtatgaaggaaatgttatatgaagtgcggtgtttgaaatcaactgaagatatgatcctcgcacttgctggacaatttaagcaattgtctcatgaacctgaaaaattcaggtgactcaaagggatttgaacccatgacctctgcgatgccggtgcagtgctctaaccaactgagctatgaaatcacacagttgagagcaggtcaatttgttgggctcatgttttcctgtgaaaggaatgtcgtatgaaggaaatgttatatgaagtgcggtgtttgaaatcaaatgaagatatgatcctcgcacttgctggacaatttaagcaattctCATGATCATACtgtatcttcatttgatttcaaacactgcacttcatataacagtTTAAGATCAATAGTCAAAAGTACTAAAGCTGTTGCATGCTTGCCCAATAGTTACCATAGTAATTTATGTACTAGTAGCCAGAAAGGGATAAACTCTAAATAgcaattatttttccatttcatgatgttcatttcatttcagtggTCATTTTATAATCTGAAGAATGACAAGCAGACAAATTGAAATGAAGTTCCTATAAGGTGATTCATCAAAAAACCTTTTGCTCTATACCCTACAAACATTTACTAAGCATTACAACAGCTCTTTTCATGCaatgattggttccctaaaaTGGCTATATTGACACTAATCATAGAAAACACACTGAAAAACCAATGCTTACATGAATGGTCATTAATTTCACAGAAACTACTGAGATCCACttacaaacattaattttagccTGTAATTCCTGTAATTTTAGCCTGTAATTCAACTTCTTCCCCAAAAGGGCATTACGTACATACATACACCACCATAGGGGCCCCACTGCAAAATGACAAGCAATGGGCTAACACAATCataatacaaataaaatacatAGTGGACAGAGAGTGATCTCTCCCAAGCAAGAGTTCATATGCCTGTGGTACATCCTTGATCTTACCCTACACGTGCATCAAAATATTTGCTTTCAATCAAATCCTCTGTTGGCTTCTCAATTTTAAACTGCTCTGCTTTTTTGGCACGAATATTGGCCTTCAGCGTTGGCATTCTGCTAGTGAGCTGAATTGCCCTCCCTGCTGCATCAACGGTGCGCCCTGACTGGTCCAGGATCAGTGCTCTAGGATGTGATGCATCTTCTTTAACAGCAGTGACAGAAATCAAACCTGACTTGATAAGGTTTGCACCAGCACTTGTTAGGTTTGTATTAGAAAActgcagaaaaacaaaaatctcaAATTTAGGATGAAAgtggaaaaaggaaagaacTAGGGAACATTCCAAGGGTACCAAGATCCCAATAGACCATGACCAATATTATCATgcagttaaatgtaatttaacagAGATAACAACAAAGTTCTTATCAGTGACATTACTGCAAAGTGTATAGGTAGAAAATGCTGAATTAAGATCATCATCTATTTAAAAGTAACTTGACATAACTTTTTTCCCTATCAAGCCTAACCACCATGTTGTATGTGCATTGTGTTTGCCATTCAAATAATTCCCCAAGTACAGCATTTGTAACTACTGTACTCTACTGCAGTATCAAAGAAAGCATTCTGACCATCTCTAACTCTGCGAGAATCACAAAACATCAAAtgtaaaaatatcaaaatataccccaatgaaataaataataattgcaaaatatcaaaacaacATAAGCTCCCAATGAGCAATACCTCAGCTCCTCAAGTCAATGTGAGGTCATTTCAAGTGATAGATCCTTTAGATACAGCAtatcaatatttattttgtttttgcttgttgcTGATACAGTCATAAGTACATGAACAAtgagtgtttttgttttatcttgtTGAGTTTTCTGTGATTTGCTGAATTTCACTGTTGCCATACAgagtttttaatttatttttgtttttcatttctcctCATTGTTTGAACTTTTTGTGAATTTGGTATCAACACGAGTTtctttgttatgttttgtttaGGACATCATTATGCTGTACCTTCATTGAACTGCCTATAGGCCTTGCTTTATATAAATGATTTACACTGTATTATGAGATGATatttataatatatattataGTTAATTCAGATGAAATTcatatgaaaataattataagaaCATACGTATTTTAAGAACTTTGGTAGCCTAAATTTACTTTAAGTACCATTAATATGTCATGTTTATAggattgttttttaatttcaaagtgAACTTGTTGTGAATTTGTCACTACCATGAATTTTTTAGTTGCAAAACTGAAAAGGGAAAATCGCTTTTGTGACTGTATCTAACAACACAATTAAAAAGTGTTAGTTTCATTGCATGTAAGCATTATTATCGTCAAGCTCATAAAAGAATGCAACCATTCCACATGATTTTGGGAGCCCAGAACCTACATGAATGTAAGCACTTCTACTATACATGTTCTCTACTCTTTCTGAGTAGTCCATCCTTGCACCTTgaataaatttatattttaaaaattatttagacTCACTTTCTGCAAACACTTCCCCCAAAGAAATGTGTAATGTTTTGTAGTTCAATACAAAATTCAAGTTATTCTCACCAGGTTAGGTTTATTAGCCAGTTGTGCTTGGATCTTTGCCTGCAATTCAGCAGCTCGTTTGGCTTTCTCTATTGCTTCATTCATTAATTCCTGTTGTTGAATTAGGCTGGGAACTGGCTGCAAGAGAAACGAGAGTTACTAGCACACAAATCAAGATCATCAGAGTGACACACTAGTGGGTCGAGGTGTActtcttaataataattgttttaatgtaTAAACACCCCccaaattttcacaaaaatcataatttttttgaagcTGACTTTTTCAGCCTCGGTGATTGGTATATCATGCCTAAGACAGCTAAACAACTCAGCTGAATGAATGCATGCTTTGATGACAAAACACCCATTTAATAAGACATTTacatgaaagaagtgttatatgaagtgcggtgtttgaaatcaactgaagatatgatcctcgcacttgctggacaatttaagcaattgtctcatgaacctgaaaaattcaggtgactcaacgggatttgaacccatgacctctgcgatgccggtgcagtgctctaaccaactgagctatgaagttacacagttgagagcaggtcaatttgttgggctcatgttttcccgtgaaagaaatgtagtatgaaagaagtgttatatgaagtgcggtgtttgaaatcaactgaagatatgatcctcgcacttgctggacaatttaagcaattgtctcatgaacctgaaaaattcaggtgactcaaacaccgcacttcatataacacttttttttcatactacattcctttcacgggaaaacatgagcccaacaaattgacctgctctcaactgtgtaacttcatagctcagttggttagagcactgcaccggcatcgcagaggtcatgggttcgaatcccgttgagtcacctgaatttttcaggttcatgagacaattgcttaaattgtccagcaagtgcgaggatcatatcttcagttgatttcaaacaccgcacttcatataacatttctttcatactacattcctttcacgggaaaacatgagcccaacagattgacctgctctcaactgtgtaacttcatagctcagttggttagagcactgcaccggcatcgcagaggtcatgggttcgaatcccgttgagtcacctgaatttttcaggttcatgagacaattgcttaaattgtccagcaagtgcgaggatcatatcttcagttgatttcaaacaccgcacttcatataacacttctttcatactacattcctttcacgggaaaacatgagcccaacaaattgacctgctctcaactgtgtaacttcatagctcagttggttagagcactgcaccggcatcgcagaggtcatgggttcgaatcccgtggagtcacctgaatttttcaggttcatgagacaattgcttaaattgtccagcaagtgcgaggatcatatcttcagttgaagACATTTACAGTAGCGATGAAAAAGGaacaattattaaaagaaTCTTTTAAgctctttttttcctcaaagcTTTTCAAAGGTGAACCAGAGGCCCTTCAAACACCAAAGCACTACTCTTTGTGCTGTGCGTTCAAATGTTTATTCTGTGTTTGAACATCTGTTCAGTTTGTTGGTCATTTAAACCGCTACCTTGACTGAGTACTATAATTCCTGAGAGTCCTCAGGCTAGAGGAAGGGGCAGGCACAGGTACTTCTAGATAATTATGACTAATGTATAAGCATGCATGCATACTCATGCGTAAGAACATAGTGAGCCCCTGGAATGTAATGTGTTTACCTGTGAAGTAACTTGAACTTGTTGTGCAGAAGGAATAGTTGTCTGCTTCATtacatttatttgcttttttctttcttcaatttgttttttcatacTTGCCACCATTTCACTGATTTGTCTGTTGCTCATTGGGGTTGGTCTGTCTGACGTTTCTGGCATAGCTGGAGGTAAGGGAACATTATCATCCTTCAAGGCGTCAAATCTGCTCTGTTTACGTTTGCTTTTTATAAAATGAGACGACTCTCC carries:
- the LOC141877755 gene encoding U4/U6 small nuclear ribonucleoprotein Prp3-like isoform X1; this encodes MANMAVSRRELEELKSWVEETVKLRLGFSEKSVVNAALYCVTNNLDRSSSREKMTSLLDDLAPQFVTDLFEKLSEIKKSKNLVSGKSSLSRKRTLEDVFGDDNQEDRGESSHFIKSKRKQSRFDALKDDNVPLPPAMPETSDRPTPMSNRQISEMVASMKKQIEERKKQINVMKQTTIPSAQQVQVTSQPVPSLIQQQELMNEAIEKAKRAAELQAKIQAQLANKPNLFSNTNLTSAGANLIKSGLISVTAVKEDASHPRALILDQSGRTVDAAGRAIQLTSRMPTLKANIRAKKAEQFKIEKPTEDLIESKYFDARVGIKPAQRSKRGFKFHERGKFQQIAQRIRAKTQLDKLQKEIAAVAKKTGISSATKLALITPKEAQEDFVPDIEWWDGNIIPEGKYISFGQENILEHVIGVTALIEHPVQKHPAAEPKEAPALPIMLTKKERKKIRTQRRREIEKEKQEKIRLGLEPPPPPKVKISNLMRVLGNEAIQDPTKVEAHVRAQMAQRQKAHEAANAARKLTPEARREKTIRKLKEDTSLGVHVAVFRVTELRNPQRKYKVDINAQQLFLTGCAVLYKDVNLVIVEGGPKAIKKFKHLMLHRIKWEDEKESDDDEEEDSTSKKAVPCVLVWEGTNKERNFSDWKFKLCPMQATARQHLKKYGVEHYWDLALSESLLQNADG
- the LOC141877755 gene encoding U4/U6 small nuclear ribonucleoprotein Prp3-like isoform X3; its protein translation is MANMAVSRRELEELKSWVEETVKLRLGFSEKSVVNAALYCVTNNLDRSSSREKMTSLLDDLAPQFVTDLFEKLSEIKKSKNLVSGKSSLSRKRTLEDVFGDDNQEDRGESSHFIKSKRKQSRFDALKDDNVPLPPAMPETSDRPTPMSNRQISEMVASMKKQIEERKKQINVMKQTTIPSAQQVQVTSQPVPSLIQQQELMNEAIEKAKRAAELQAKIQAQLANKPNLFSNTNLTSAGANLIKSGLISVTAVKEDASHPRALILDQSGRTVDAAGRAIQLTSRMPTLKANIRAKKAEQFKIEKPTEDLIESKYFDARVGIKPAQRSKRGFKFHERGKFQQIAQRIRAKTQLDKLQKEIAAVAKKTGISSATKLALITPKEAQEDFVPDIEWWDGNIIPEGKYISFGQENILEHVIGVTALIEHPVQKHPAAEPKEAPALPIMLTKKERKKIRTQRRREIEKEKQEKIRLGLEPPPPPKVKISNLMRVLGNEAIQDPTKVEAHVRAQMAQRQKAHEAANAARKLTPEARREKTIRKLKEDTSLGVHVAVFRVTELRNPQRKYKVDINAQQLFLTGCAVLYKDVNLVIVEGGPKAIKKFKHLMLHRIKWEDEKESDDDEEEDSTSKKAVPCVLVWE
- the LOC141877755 gene encoding U4/U6 small nuclear ribonucleoprotein Prp3-like isoform X2, whose translation is MANMAVSRRELEELKSWVEETVKLRLGFSEKSVVNAALYCVTNNLDRSSSREKMTSLLDDLAPQFVTDLFEKLSEIKKSKNLVSGKSSLSRKRTLEDVFGDDNQEDRGESSHFIKSKRKQSRFDALKDDNVPLPPAMPETSDRPTPMSNRQISEMVASMKKQIEERKKQINVMKQTTIPSAQQVQVTSQPVPSLIQQQELMNEAIEKAKRAAELQAKIQAQLANKPNLFSNTNLTSAGANLIKSGLISVTAVKEDASHPRALILDQSGRTVDAAGRAIQLTSRMPTLKANIRAKKAEQFKIEKPTEDLIESKYFDARVGIKPAQRSKRGFKFHERGKFQQIAQRIRAKTQLDKLQKEIAAVAKKTGISSATKLALITPKEAQEDFVPDIEWWDGNIIPEGKYISFGQENILEHVIGVTALIEHPVQKHPAAEPKEAPALPIMLTKKERKKIRTQRRREIEKEKQEKIRLGLEPPPPPKVKISNLMRVLGNEAIQDPTKVEAHVRAQMAQRQKAHEAANAARKLTPEARREKTIRKLKEDTSLGVHVAVFRVTELRNPQRKYKVDINAQQLFLTGCAVLYKDVNLVIVEGGPKAIKKFKHLMLHRIKWEDEKESDDDEEEDSTSKKAVPCVLVWES